A stretch of DNA from Ricinus communis isolate WT05 ecotype wild-type chromosome 4, ASM1957865v1, whole genome shotgun sequence:
GGCCTTGACTGACGCTGAATTCAGCCCTCCGTAAATGAAATCCAAGACAAATCGGAATGTAATTCTTGTCCGCTTCTGTATACACCTTCCGAAAATCACAATCTTTTTGCGATATTGCTACGGATTTTTGGGCATTTTATCTCCCATCAAAAACTACAATACAATTACAGAAAATATGCAGCGTTTTCATGTGGGTTTGAATCAGGGAATCAACGTGACCAACCCAAAGCACATCTCCAGCTTCCATCAGAGTCAGTCACATGCTTCACCATCATATGATAGACCCTTTTTAATCTTAAgtcaacaaagaaaagaaaaagaaaagcttcaacatttttctatgtacAAAAGATGAATAGTTAAAAAAGCTAGAAAGCACCGATATTTCTGAAACATATAAACTATTcctgttatattttattaaaacattttcttatttttatttttatttttgttggcATAGTACGGACACAATTAAAGCTTAGGCTATGATttttaaataccaatttagctctttatatatttacagTCAATTCCGTAATtagtctatttttttttaaatgtaatcTAGTCAGcccatattatttttagacagttgatttttaataaaataaaaaatagacaCACAagtatagaattttatttttggatatataaaGACACTATTAAACATAAATCAAAATCTATTCAtatgagatatatatatatatatatatatatttattattatattgttgaaatataaaaatatattttataaattttgaatgtaataaataaatacttatatttttaattaatatgctcttctatatttttgttataaatatttaaaaataattttatgaatatatttagATTCTATCATATACTCTTTATGTACgtactttttaattaaaatgagtaaagtttaaatatataaactttcTATAATTGATGTCTAGGTTAAGCAATAATATAAGAGatttaagttttatatttttttcacattaaatatattttatctcattagtaaatataaaaaaaaaaaaaatgactcTTCATATTCTATAATTCACTTGTCTATGGAAAAGTCAACAACTCAAACCTAAAGCTAAGAGAAAATGTCAAAATTAGATACttacattttcatttttattttttaattttagtaataattacTTTTGTTATTCGACTGTGGAGAACTTGACAAATAGGATGAGTGCCTAAATtcaaagaaatgaaatttcATTAAGACCAACTCAAAGCCATGTTCTGGGCAACAATATCAAcgagaaaagaaggaaaaggaaaaacaaataaattaggCCCTCAATTAGCATgaatctaaaataattaaaaattaaaggagaaaaaagaagaagattgtTGACTGTTGGTACCAGTTCTGATGAAGAAATTCTGATATCTCCTTCTTGTGATGTTCATTTGTCAATTTAAGTTTGacaataaattcaaaattcttgGCCTAACCCAAAGCTCAAGTCATCACACGTTCTTCCACCACTGTTAGAAAACATTTGTCTGGGAGTGGACCTTAAGTCATGAGTGACGACTGGGGTATAAAAAGTGAACATAAAGTTATACATACTGTACTAGTATTTCTTGATGTATActattatatttcttcttcttcttcttttttttttcaattttcattaaCATTTCAATCCAATATAAGAAGGCCAGACCCTGAAGTCTTTTGatgaaaatcaattattttagtgtaatatgttattatttgatgtaccaaattaaaaaaaaaaaacttcaccctactcatttaaaaatagattgtAAGTCTGTAAATCTTTgcataaaaggaaaattagCTCACTTGCATATAAATTAAGAAGGAAAATCCTGCAtgcaattcaaaaataattgctttgtatttacataattataaatgataGAGATAGTTGGCCTGAAAAGGACATGGCTAGGTGCACCAATCAAGggcaagaaaaaaaaaagaaacattcaaGTCGTCTTGTCAATTATTGTATCACTGGGAGTCCAGATTTTACACTTACTGTATCCATTATAAAGATAATGTATCTCCACCCACTAGTAGCCACGACACAAAATCAAAGAGAGAACAGAACAGAGAGAACCCATGGAAAAGGCTGAAACTATAGGTGAGAAACTGAAAGAAACCATGGAGAGTAATGAGAAAGATGATGCCACTGCTCATGATGAAGAGCCCAACATTAACTACAGAGGATGGAAAGCCATGCCATTTATCATAGGTAACTAAGAAGAAGCTTCTTGCAGTTCTTGTTTTCAAGCTTCTTCAGATCAAAGATTCTGGTATGGTTTTGGTTAATTTGAAGTGAGTgaaccttttctttctttacagGAAACGAAACTTTTGAGAAGCTAGGAGCTATTGGAACTTTAGCAAATCTCTTGATATATCTCACCACTGTGTTTAACATGAAGAGCATTACAGCTGCAACTATTATTACTGTCTTCAATGGCACTGCTAACCTTGGCACTTTGGTCGGAGCTTTTCTTTGTGACACTTACTTTGGTCGCTATAATACCTTGGGATTTGCTACTATTACCTCCTTTCTGGTACTGATTTTTATGCTTAaatcttctatttttttaatagaccattctttttgtattttaaaattgacaACTGAACTGGGTTCTAGATTAAACAGTGTTTAAATTTTGCACATCCCGaccctttctttctctttctttgttGAAGGGATTGCTTATGATAGACTTAACAGCTGTAATCTCTAAGCTGCATCCTGCTCAATGTGATAAGGAAAGTGCTACATGTAAAGGGCCGACACCAGGTCAGATGGCAGTTCTATATGCAGGATTTGCACTTATGATAATAGGTGCTGGTGGAGTTCGTCCATGTAATTTAGCATTTGGAGCAGACCAATTTAACCCAAAAACAGAATCTGGAAAGAAGGGTATAAATAGTTTCTTCAATTGGTACTTCTTCACCTTCACATTTGCCCAGATGGTATCTTTAACATTAATTGTTTACGTTCAAGCCAATGTTAGTTGGGCAATAGGTTTAGCAATTCCAGCAATCTTGATGCTTATAGCTTGTGTACTGTTCTACATGGGCTCAAGAATATATGTCAAAGTGAAAGCTTGTGGCAGTCCAATTACTAGTGTAGCTCAGGTTATAGTAGTTGCAATCAAGAAAAGGCGGTTGAAGCCGGTAGAGCAGCCTTGGCtcttcctttttaattttattcctCCCAAGTCTATTAATGCTCAGCTTTCTTACACAGATCAATTCAGGTAACAATTTTAAGTGTTATTAGTAAAACCAACTGGCTTCACTTGACATGTTACTAATCTATTGTGGTCGATAACAATGTGACAGATTCCTCGACAAAGCAGCAATTAAGACTCTTCGAGACGAAATAAACCCCGATGGATCACCAGTTAATCCATGGAAACTTTGCAGTTTGCAGCAAGTTGAAGAAGTGAAATGCCTAATAAGAGTGCTTCCTATTTGGGTAGCAGGTGTTATATTCTATATGGCTATAGTCCAACAGAATACATATGCAGTCTTCCAAGCAGTTCAAAGCGACAGACGCCTTGGAAGCAGCGAGTTCGAGATTCCAGCTGCATCCTACACTGTCTTCCTGATGCTAAGTTTAACCATCTTCATACCTATCTATGACAGAATCTTAGTCCCATTTGTCCAGAAGGTTACAGGAAAAGAAGGCGGCATAACACTGCTTCAAAGAATCGGCATCGGCACAGTTTTCTCGACTGCCTCAATGATAGTCTCCGCATTAGTTGAAGAGCAGAGAAGGACCATAGCACTCACTAAGCCAACTCTGGGAATTGCACCAAGAAGGGGCGCCATTTCTTCAATGTCCGGTTTATGGTTGGTCCCTCAGCTAACACTAGCGGGATTAGCCGAGGCATTCGGGGCAATTGGCCTAGTCGAGTTCTACTACAAGCAATTTCCTGAGAACATGAGAAGCATTGCAGGGTCTCTATTCTTTTGTGGCATGGCAGGTGCAAGTTATTTAAGCAGTTTGTTAATAACTGTCGTTCACCGAACAACAGAAAAAACTGCAACAGGAAACTGGTTAGCAGAAGATCTAAACAAGGGAAGACTGGACTATTATTATTACCTGATTGCCGCTCTCGGTGTCCTGAACTTTGGCTACTTCTTAATATGCGCAAAATGGTACAAGTACAAAGGAGGCAATGCAGTTACAATCGAGATGACTAGAGAAAAGAAACCATCTGAAAAACACGTAGCATGATATCAgtagaaattctttttcctaGGGATACCCAGAAAGTTAAGGCTTCTGATTTCTGTTACTACATCTTGAGTAGAATATGGGATTTAGAACCCAACCATAACAACAAATGTCATAGGGAATCAGATTAATCATAGGAATATAGCAGAGTTAGGACATCCCTTTTGtatattattaaagtaaattagCAACACTTAGTATAAAGTTTCTAGCGACGCaggatatttattataaaataaagtaatgtCTTTTTTGCTTGTTTGAGATTCTATTGCTCCTAAGGCTGCAGTATTTTAAGTCAGAGGAGTGGTTGGGtaggaaaaattaaattaaatattaatatataaatttttattaaatattatatttatattaaccgatttatttattattattaatcatcaattattaaagactaaacaaataaaattttgttggAAGAAGAGATTATGCGTAAATTTCAGTTTCGTGGACTAATCAAcgaatttataatattttaaacttaaaactTGCGgagatttgaatttaatttatatatctttcaCATATGCTCGTTTCCATcactatttaattatctttccatttatttctttataagggttctgtttttatttaatttttttatttaagtaataaaatatctcTCACGACAAATGAGTATTTctttgttaataaaattttaaataactttCTTCAGGCACACAACTCTGCCAAATAAAAAGATTCAACTCCAAGTATGCTAATTTCAGATTTGTAGATGTATTTAGAGAAGTTAATAATATAACAGatgtctctttctttttcaacaaTGGTTAAATATCAGAGTTGAAATTCATCCGCAATAAAAGCCTTTTAAGACAATATGGATAACATCTGCCATGGCCAAATCACTGCACCGAGCCCAATGAGAGCTAAACACTGAAATCCACCATAACTTCCAGCTAATCTTGAAGAACTAGATTGATAACACCTCTTCAAACAATCCAATCCATCATCAGGGTTCGCAGGAATAAAGAGTATTTTGCACTCAAAACCAGCAGCAAATTTGATAGAGACATTTAAAAGTCTCAGGAGCACCgaattaaaataactatatcGAGTTTTACTCCTCATCCGGAACCCCAACCATGGccaatttgattttcaaatttcaGGAGGCATCAATATCTCTCTCATAAAAGGATAGGATCATTTGAAACAATGGCATTTGACCAATGAACCAAAATAGATAGGATCATTGAATTATAGCAAGTTCAAAAGTACTCAATTTTCAACTAGATCAAGTGCCATGGTATAATTACCGAACTATTGTTAAGTTCATATGTAatacaacaaagaaaataaagacgGCGCGAGCCATAAGCTTACTAATATAGACAGAAAAtgggcaaaaagaaaaagaaaacgaaaaaaaaaaaggatgagCTTTCCACCGCCAGGTAAACAGAGACTGGAAAGCAAATAAGATAAGACAGCACCCTTTAAATGACGATACTCAAAAAAGCATTGCAGCAATAAtcggcttttctttttctgaggTAACTCTAAGAGAAAATGCTGCTTACAGATCTCTATAAATGAGAAGCAGTAAAACTAAAAGAAGGTCATTTTATTGGTTCTTGTACACCCGGCCAATCTTCAGACTGTGTATGCTTGTTGAATCGTGTCTATATCGAGACCCTTCAATCTCACCACTGATTCTACATGACCCTTGAGCGTATGAAGTTCTCTCAATCTGCAAaccaaaccaaaaaaaaataaatcagaaaCACATAAATTGTGATTCGGATGAACCACAATGAAGAGGCTCCCAACAagccaaaaataataattccaaaTCTTTCATTTAATTTGGCGACATAAATACAACAGAAAAAGGGCACATTACTACCCAAGTTAAATAACATTTGAAGGCCACTTTTATACATGGATTCAAAACATATGGTACTTGGTTATCTTTCAAAAGCACCTAATAACATAGATTGCAGAGACATATAACTCAAACTAAAACAACAACCAAGTTATTATCACTGCCTACCTTGCAATTTCAGCTCTCCTTTTAGCTTCTTCAGCCATATTATTGAGTTCTGTGAAATGAGTTCGCTCTGTGAACATCTTGGTGTCTGGTGGCTGCAATCCATGCAATGTTCTTTGTGCATGTGCCCATTGAAGCTCGCGCTGTTCTTTCCCGAAATCCTTTTGCCTTGTGAAAGCAATCTGCACACACCAAAAAGgcaaatataaaatcatgGAACAAGCAGagtaataaacataaattgaCATCTAAGAACCAGGCAACTTAGCCAAATGCCCTACCCTTTGCTCAATAACAAGATCCCAAGCCCTCCCACTCAAAGCATAACGTATAAAGAACTTGATGAAATCGAGAGGGAAATAAAAGATGAGGTTGTAAAGCCAAATAACACCAGCCCAACCCCAACCAATTCCTTCAATTGCTGCAAAGCTCCAACTTGCATAGACTGCAATTAGAGTAGCAACCTGCAAAAATTGAAAGGTAAAGCTTAATCTTCATCTTGACTAATGGAAAACAAGCAAATTAATAAACCTTCAGCATACCAGTTGAGCGATCACAAAAGCCACAACAAGTAATATCCCAGGACGTTCAACAAAAGACCAACTCCGAGATCGTGTCACAAATATTAGGGCCTGACTGATAGTGCTCACTTGCAAATATATTGCTGATGCAAGCTTTCTGAAATCATCATGAGCTGTTTTCTCCAGGGTTGATACTCCGAATACCCTCTGGAaagttaacataaataaaagctATCATAGTTTATCACTAGTTCACTACCACTATGTATGTTACAACTGCAATCATCATTAAGTACCCTATTGATTCTCAACCAAAAGCTACACCATAACCATTTTACATGCTGAGAGAAcagaatataaatttatatactgGCACAAGATAGAAAAACATGTGCATGCCCACAGCTTCTATTGTAGCTGCATGACTACAAAATCCCCATCAATCCTTCCCACCCTAGTTATTTTATACAAagtatcaaaatattaaagatgcaaaaatggaaaaaagatgaataaaaggTGTGTTTGGGATTATTGTTGTTGGGTGTTGAAAAAGCAActttagaataattttgttttaatacaaaaattgtttgaaatttttataaactgtTTTTCTCAATCCTGCTttgggaaaaaaataaaaaagcattAAGTTACTTGCTTTCTGAAAAGTAActtttaaaactcaaaaaaataaaattgaggtTGGGAAAGCACTTGTGCACAAGACAACCCAGAACAGAagttatattttcatatcaaattcaatGTATTTGTATAGTTCACAGGTAAATGCAGCATCCACGGTTtcaaaaacatatatataaacctTCATAACCTTACAGAAAAAAGCAAGGCAATCTTACTGGGAAGAAGTTTGTCTTATATGCTGCCCAAAAGAATATGACAGTCATCATTGCCAAGTAACTACCAAGAATAATTCCAGTTGTAAAAATCTCTGCCAACTTCCAGCTGTCTGGCAGAGGAGATGGCTTCACTCTATCCTTAGATATTGTCATAATGGTACCTGAAATTACACAGTGCTAGTAAGCTCCCAAAAAGCAGCTGGACAGGCAAAAGAAATACATACTCTGTCAAGGAAAAGCAAGTATATACAAATCTCAGCATAAAACAAATCCTATTATGTAATGACAATGCTCCAATGTCTAGCTTATGAAATTGGAAAAGATGAAAACTCATCTCAAATGTAGCAAATTATTATGTCCGAGAGAGAGACAAACCATCATTAAGAATTGCAATAATAAGCACCATAAAAGGTGGAAAGTCGAACTTCCATATGAGGGCCAGTAGCATGAAACCAAGCTGtaccaaaataaagaaagcaagaTCAAGAAAGACTATttcaaccaaaaaaataattcaccGCAAAATCCTATTAGTAACTTTAAATCACGTGCATGTAGATAGAGAGTTAGCACTCGTCCTTACCACAATACGAATTGTAATGGAAACTGCATAGATCTGGCAAAGAAAACAGGAAAAGGGGTCAGTtgacaaataaaaaagttcCACTGCAACTATCAGCTTGCtgactataaaaatatattaaacatatgGACGATAACATCAGAAGCTAGGAAGAAACGGAACAACAAAATCTCCAACATGTTAGTTCATATTACTGTATAAGGGAGAACAGTACACTATAGACCACAAATAATGCTTACTGTGtaatttttcattctttgaaaGATTGCTCGACTTGTCAAGACAGCACTAATGATGACACTGAGGCCAGGTTCCGTAAGAACAATATCAGAAGCACTACGAGCAGCATCAGTTGCATCAGCAACAGCAATCCCAATGTCAGCCTTCTTAAGAGCAGGAGCATCATTGACTCCATCACCTGTCATACCACAGATATGTTTCCTAGCTTGCAAGCGTTTTACAATCTCATATTTGTGCTCTGAAATAACATACACCAAGCCATAAATGTTAGGGAAGAAAACTATGCATACCCAAGAGCAATGGCAATAAAATTCGCATGGGACATGTAGCAAAACGGAAGTACCAGGGAAAACACCAGCAAAGCCATCAGCTTTTTCAATTAGTTCATCAATCGGTAAGGCAGCAATAGACTCATCCTTGTCTTGTCCCAGCAATGCAGATGAAGGATACATGTTGGTACCCATTCCCAAACGACGTCCAGTTTCCTTCCCAATGGCCAGTTGATCCCCTAACAGAAGGCATGAGGCTAAGCAACACAAGCAGAACACTCGAaaggaacaaaaaaaaaaaaaaatccccTTCCTGCAATTAGCATTCTAGGTGGCACACCACAATAAAAGGGCCTAAATATACAATATGATTATCCACAAATATTTCGGATGAAGCATATTATAAGCAGATGGTTGAACTCAGAAAACTACTTCACCAAAATGCTAAAGTAAAAAGTGAAAATGCAGGAATACGGAtatcattttcaataattttaaaacctACAAGAGTATGCATTCCAGATAAAAGATTCAATGCCATCTAGTTAGATATTCCTAAAAAGCACATGTATCTGATGCAATATAAGTACACAGAAATCAGCAGGGCAATTTGGCATGGCATAGAAGCAATATAAGCATCTTAAATGAAGAATACCATTTTATTCTGAAGCAAACAAAGCACCATagttttttcaataattactCCCTAATATCAAAGgcaaaatattttgattttgcacATATGGAAGCATGCTTCAAGCAACAGCCAAGAACAAACCTGTGATCATTTTCACATTTACACCAAGATTCAAAGCCCTCCTGATTGTCTCAGCACTATCATGCCTAGGTGGATCAAAAAGGGGCAAGAGGCCAATGAACTGCCATGGGCCTCCAGGACTCTCTTTCCTTCCATCTGGAACATCCTGCACAGAATGATGAGAAAGCCCGATAAAAGCTAGTAATGGCAAAAAAGACAGAATGAACAACAGAAGTctgtaagaaaattaaactatgATAGTAGATGGTCGTAAAGGAGATAAACATATTCTAATTACTTGGTATGCAACAGCAAGCGACCGTAAACCCCTCTCTGCAAACTTGTCAATCACAGCATGAACTCTTCGCTCAATGTCTGACTTATTGTGTGCAAGATTTAGAATCTAAAAAACATATTGCAGGCA
This window harbors:
- the LOC8258169 gene encoding protein NRT1/ PTR FAMILY 2.9 codes for the protein MEKAETIGEKLKETMESNEKDDATAHDEEPNINYRGWKAMPFIIGNETFEKLGAIGTLANLLIYLTTVFNMKSITAATIITVFNGTANLGTLVGAFLCDTYFGRYNTLGFATITSFLGLLMIDLTAVISKLHPAQCDKESATCKGPTPGQMAVLYAGFALMIIGAGGVRPCNLAFGADQFNPKTESGKKGINSFFNWYFFTFTFAQMVSLTLIVYVQANVSWAIGLAIPAILMLIACVLFYMGSRIYVKVKACGSPITSVAQVIVVAIKKRRLKPVEQPWLFLFNFIPPKSINAQLSYTDQFRFLDKAAIKTLRDEINPDGSPVNPWKLCSLQQVEEVKCLIRVLPIWVAGVIFYMAIVQQNTYAVFQAVQSDRRLGSSEFEIPAASYTVFLMLSLTIFIPIYDRILVPFVQKVTGKEGGITLLQRIGIGTVFSTASMIVSALVEEQRRTIALTKPTLGIAPRRGAISSMSGLWLVPQLTLAGLAEAFGAIGLVEFYYKQFPENMRSIAGSLFFCGMAGASYLSSLLITVVHRTTEKTATGNWLAEDLNKGRLDYYYYLIAALGVLNFGYFLICAKWYKYKGGNAVTIEMTREKKPSEKHVA
- the LOC8258168 gene encoding ATPase 11, plasma membrane-type isoform X1 produces the protein MKEEKMGEKGEVLEAVLKETVDLENIPIEEVFENLRCSREGLTTEAAEERLTIFGHNKLEEKKESKFLKFLGFMWNPLSWVMEAAAIMAIALANGGGKPPDWQDFVGIITLLLINSTISFIEENNAGNAAAALMARLAPKAKILRDGRWSEQDAAILVPGDIISIKLGDIIPADARLLEGDPLKIDQSALTGESLPVTKGPGDGVYSGSTCKQGEIEAVVIATGVHTFFGKAAHLVDTTNQVGHFQKVLTAIGNFCICSIGVGMIIEIIVMYPIQDREYRPGIDNLLVLLIGGIPIAMPTVLSVTMAIGSHRLSQQGAITKRMTAIEEMAGMDVLCSDKTGTLTLNKLTVDKNIIEVFAKGVDADTVILMAARASRTENQDAIDTAIVGMLADPKEARAGIQEVHFLPFNPTDKRTALTYINSDGKMHRVSKGAPEQILNLAHNKSDIERRVHAVIDKFAERGLRSLAVAYQDVPDGRKESPGGPWQFIGLLPLFDPPRHDSAETIRRALNLGVNVKMITGDQLAIGKETGRRLGMGTNMYPSSALLGQDKDESIAALPIDELIEKADGFAGVFPGTSVLLHVPCEFYCHCSWVCIVFFPNIYGLVYVISEHKYEIVKRLQARKHICGMTGDGVNDAPALKKADIGIAVADATDAARSASDIVLTEPGLSVIISAVLTSRAIFQRMKNYTIYAVSITIRIVLGFMLLALIWKFDFPPFMVLIIAILNDGTIMTISKDRVKPSPLPDSWKLAEIFTTGIILGSYLAMMTVIFFWAAYKTNFFPRVFGVSTLEKTAHDDFRKLASAIYLQVSTISQALIFVTRSRSWSFVERPGILLVVAFVIAQLVATLIAVYASWSFAAIEGIGWGWAGVIWLYNLIFYFPLDFIKFFIRYALSGRAWDLVIEQRIAFTRQKDFGKEQRELQWAHAQRTLHGLQPPDTKMFTERTHFTELNNMAEEAKRRAEIARLRELHTLKGHVESVVRLKGLDIDTIQQAYTV
- the LOC8258168 gene encoding ATPase 11, plasma membrane-type isoform X2: MKEEKMGEKGEVLEAVLKETVDLENIPIEEVFENLRCSREGLTTEAAEERLTIFGHNKLEEKKESKFLKFLGFMWNPLSWVMEAAAIMAIALANGGGKPPDWQDFVGIITLLLINSTISFIEENNAGNAAAALMARLAPKAKILRDGRWSEQDAAILVPGDIISIKLGDIIPADARLLEGDPLKIDQSALTGESLPVTKGPGDGVYSGSTCKQGEIEAVVIATGVHTFFGKAAHLVDTTNQVGHFQKVLTAIGNFCICSIGVGMIIEIIVMYPIQDREYRPGIDNLLVLLIGGIPIAMPTVLSVTMAIGSHRLSQQGAITKRMTAIEEMAGMDVLCSDKTGTLTLNKLTVDKNIIEVFAKGVDADTVILMAARASRTENQDAIDTAIVGMLADPKEARAGIQEVHFLPFNPTDKRTALTYINSDGKMHRVSKGAPEQILNLAHNKSDIERRVHAVIDKFAERGLRSLAVAYQDVPDGRKESPGGPWQFIGLLPLFDPPRHDSAETIRRALNLGVNVKMITGDQLAIGKETGRRLGMGTNMYPSSALLGQDKDESIAALPIDELIEKADGFAGVFPEHKYEIVKRLQARKHICGMTGDGVNDAPALKKADIGIAVADATDAARSASDIVLTEPGLSVIISAVLTSRAIFQRMKNYTIYAVSITIRIVLGFMLLALIWKFDFPPFMVLIIAILNDGTIMTISKDRVKPSPLPDSWKLAEIFTTGIILGSYLAMMTVIFFWAAYKTNFFPRVFGVSTLEKTAHDDFRKLASAIYLQVSTISQALIFVTRSRSWSFVERPGILLVVAFVIAQLVATLIAVYASWSFAAIEGIGWGWAGVIWLYNLIFYFPLDFIKFFIRYALSGRAWDLVIEQRIAFTRQKDFGKEQRELQWAHAQRTLHGLQPPDTKMFTERTHFTELNNMAEEAKRRAEIARLRELHTLKGHVESVVRLKGLDIDTIQQAYTV